In a single window of the Streptomyces sp. NBC_00285 genome:
- a CDS encoding SDR family NAD(P)-dependent oxidoreductase gives MTTAQHKIGSGFDARSTAADVLQGIDLSGKLAIVTGGYSGIGLETTRALTRAGAHVVVPARRPADARGALDGVLGVEVDELDLGDLESVRGFAERFLDSSRSVDIVIDSAGIMACPETRVGPGWEAQFATNHLGHFALVNRLWPALEPDGARVVSVSSGGHHMSGIRWDDVQWERGYDKWQAYGQAKTANALFAVHLDRLAKDFGVRAFAVHPGVIITPLLRHVPEEERVEFGWFDEDGNLRDPDFFKTPQQGAATQVWAANSPQLEGLGGLYLEDCDVAEPAPADGEMRGVKDWATDPGQAARLWELSAELTGVNAFAA, from the coding sequence ATGACCACCGCACAGCACAAGATCGGCTCCGGGTTCGACGCCAGGAGCACCGCCGCCGACGTCCTCCAGGGCATCGACCTGAGCGGCAAGCTCGCGATCGTCACCGGCGGCTACTCGGGCATCGGCCTGGAGACCACTCGTGCGCTCACCCGGGCCGGCGCCCACGTCGTCGTCCCCGCGCGTAGGCCCGCGGACGCCCGGGGCGCGCTCGACGGGGTTCTCGGCGTCGAGGTGGACGAGCTGGATCTCGGCGACCTGGAGAGTGTCCGCGGATTCGCGGAGCGGTTCCTCGACTCAAGCAGGAGTGTCGACATCGTCATCGACAGCGCCGGGATCATGGCCTGCCCCGAAACCCGGGTCGGGCCAGGCTGGGAAGCGCAGTTCGCGACCAACCATCTCGGTCACTTCGCCCTCGTCAACCGTCTGTGGCCGGCGCTCGAACCCGACGGCGCACGGGTCGTCTCCGTCTCCTCCGGCGGCCATCACATGTCCGGCATCCGCTGGGACGACGTCCAGTGGGAGCGGGGCTACGACAAGTGGCAGGCGTACGGCCAGGCGAAGACCGCGAACGCGCTCTTCGCGGTGCACCTGGACAGGCTCGCCAAGGACTTCGGCGTCCGCGCCTTCGCCGTGCATCCCGGCGTCATCATCACACCGCTCCTGCGGCACGTGCCCGAAGAGGAGAGGGTGGAGTTCGGCTGGTTCGACGAGGACGGCAACCTGCGCGACCCGGACTTCTTCAAGACCCCTCAGCAGGGCGCGGCAACGCAGGTGTGGGCCGCGAATTCCCCCCAGCTGGAGGGCCTGGGCGGTCTCTACCTCGAGGACTGCGACGTGGCCGAGCCCGCTCCGGCCGACGGCGAGATGCGCGGTGTGAAGGACTGGGCGACCGACCCCGGGCAGGCGGCGCGCCTGTGGGAGCTGTCTGCGGAGCTGACGGGTGTGAACGCGTTCGCCGCGTAG
- a CDS encoding MFS transporter: MATPDTPTPPTASVPATADGNRMSRGLTLLFAVAGGTAVANLYWAQPLLGFIGSDLHASTASAGWLVTATQIGYATGALLLVPLGDVLDRRRFIPGMMLCAALALIACAIAPSLGALLVATTLLGFTTVSGQLLTPLAGDLSDDTNRGRVVGTVVSGMLIGILTSRTISGLLADAAGWRAIYFVAATVSLAFALLLSRTIPPVAPKVHLPYPRLLLSVWQVIRQERAVRWTLFLGATAFGVFTLFWTGLTFLLGAEPFSYSVSVIGLFGLLGLAGALAARRAGRLHDRGRSMPATGWGWAAVVVSFVVAALAERSVVGIVVAVVLLDIAVQGVNILNQTRLFALAPQARSRLNTAFVTCNFIGGAAGSAAASVLWSAADWTAVSLTGAGLACLALFVWTLGRRGPLLSERNG; this comes from the coding sequence ATGGCCACTCCGGACACCCCCACGCCGCCCACCGCGAGCGTCCCCGCCACAGCGGACGGGAACAGGATGAGCCGCGGCCTGACTCTGCTGTTCGCAGTCGCCGGTGGCACCGCTGTCGCCAACCTCTACTGGGCACAGCCGCTGCTCGGCTTCATCGGCAGTGACCTGCACGCCTCGACCGCGTCGGCAGGCTGGCTCGTGACAGCCACCCAGATCGGCTACGCGACCGGAGCACTGCTGCTGGTCCCGCTCGGCGATGTCCTCGACCGGCGCCGGTTCATCCCCGGAATGATGCTCTGCGCGGCCCTCGCGCTCATCGCCTGCGCCATAGCTCCTTCCCTGGGCGCGCTCCTGGTGGCGACCACCCTCCTCGGGTTCACGACCGTCAGCGGCCAGTTGCTCACCCCGCTCGCCGGTGACCTCAGCGACGACACCAACCGCGGGCGCGTGGTGGGGACGGTGGTCTCCGGGATGCTCATCGGCATCCTCACCTCCCGCACCATCAGCGGACTCCTCGCGGACGCGGCCGGATGGCGCGCCATCTACTTCGTCGCCGCCACGGTCTCGCTCGCCTTCGCGTTGCTCCTCAGCCGCACGATCCCTCCGGTCGCCCCGAAGGTCCACCTGCCGTACCCACGGCTGTTGCTCTCGGTGTGGCAGGTGATCCGGCAGGAGCGCGCGGTGCGCTGGACGCTGTTCCTCGGTGCCACCGCCTTCGGCGTCTTCACCCTGTTCTGGACCGGGCTGACCTTCCTGCTCGGCGCGGAGCCGTTCTCCTACTCGGTCTCCGTGATCGGTCTGTTCGGCCTCCTCGGGCTGGCCGGGGCGCTGGCCGCCCGGCGTGCCGGGCGACTCCATGACCGGGGCAGGTCCATGCCGGCGACCGGGTGGGGGTGGGCGGCGGTCGTGGTCTCGTTCGTCGTCGCGGCCCTCGCCGAGCGTTCCGTCGTGGGGATCGTCGTGGCCGTCGTGCTGCTCGACATCGCCGTACAGGGCGTGAACATCCTCAACCAGACACGGCTGTTCGCGCTCGCGCCCCAGGCCCGAAGCCGCCTCAACACGGCCTTCGTCACCTGCAACTTCATCGGCGGCGCGGCCGGCTCCGCGGCAGCCTCCGTCCTGTGGTCCGCCGCCGACTGGACCGCCGTCTCGCTGACCGGCGCCGGCCTCGCCTGTCTCGCACTCTTCGTGTGGACCCTCGGCCGCCGCGGACCGCTCCTCTCCGAGAGGAACGGTTGA
- the zwf gene encoding glucose-6-phosphate dehydrogenase has translation MTTPAPRADALVLFGITGDLAKKMLLPALYDLTRQGFLDVPVIGVGRSDWDDERLRRHARDVLRAAEVSLDEGVFDRFAALLCYARVDYDDPASFTDLADQVRPHGFLTHCVALPPSTYPVIAQRLAEAGLADNARLVVEKPFGHDLHSARALQSELTRYFPEERLRRVDHFLAKDVIEDLLTFRFANTSVNAVLDRRFVRSVQITMAEDFDVADRGGFYDVTGCLRDVVQNHLLQMLAYFVMEAPRTGSAVDVLDERIRALRAVRTVRSEDFVRGQYDGYLDVQGVKAGSTTETYCALRTWVNLDRWAGIPFTIRAGKAMAATAIEIVVELNRPVEGFHHTASAQQAPANGLRFRISPRAGVTFDLLAQHEGETGEVDQVAATVDFAHLTGNDSVAYTHVLADAITGDPRRFTTMDMVEELWRIVGPVLDLPGAPHRYDVGGWGPADADRLATDDRWLPLEQA, from the coding sequence ATGACCACCCCCGCCCCCCGCGCGGATGCCCTCGTCCTCTTCGGCATCACCGGCGACCTCGCCAAGAAGATGCTGCTGCCCGCCCTGTACGACCTGACCCGCCAGGGCTTCCTCGACGTGCCCGTCATCGGCGTCGGCCGCAGCGACTGGGACGACGAACGGCTGCGTCGACATGCTCGCGATGTGCTGAGGGCCGCGGAAGTCTCCCTGGACGAGGGGGTGTTCGACAGGTTCGCCGCACTGCTGTGCTATGCCCGCGTCGACTACGACGACCCCGCGAGCTTCACCGACCTCGCCGACCAGGTCCGTCCGCACGGCTTCCTGACGCACTGCGTCGCCTTGCCGCCGTCCACCTACCCCGTCATCGCCCAGCGGCTCGCCGAGGCAGGCCTGGCCGACAACGCCCGGCTCGTCGTCGAGAAGCCCTTCGGCCACGACCTGCACTCTGCCCGTGCCCTGCAGAGCGAACTGACCCGGTACTTCCCCGAGGAACGACTGCGCCGCGTCGACCACTTCCTCGCCAAGGACGTCATCGAGGACCTGCTGACCTTCCGCTTCGCCAACACCAGCGTCAACGCCGTCCTGGACCGCCGCTTCGTGCGCAGCGTCCAGATCACCATGGCCGAGGACTTCGACGTGGCCGACCGCGGCGGCTTCTACGACGTGACCGGATGCCTGCGCGACGTGGTCCAGAACCACCTGCTGCAGATGCTCGCCTACTTCGTGATGGAAGCACCGCGTACGGGCTCCGCCGTCGACGTCCTCGACGAACGCATCCGAGCCCTGCGCGCCGTCCGTACCGTGCGCTCCGAGGACTTCGTACGCGGTCAGTACGACGGTTACCTCGACGTCCAGGGTGTCAAAGCGGGGTCGACCACCGAAACCTACTGCGCCCTGCGCACCTGGGTGAACCTCGACCGCTGGGCCGGGATCCCCTTCACCATCCGGGCGGGCAAGGCGATGGCGGCCACCGCCATCGAGATCGTCGTCGAACTGAACCGTCCCGTCGAGGGCTTCCACCACACCGCGAGCGCTCAACAGGCCCCTGCGAACGGGCTGCGTTTTCGCATCAGCCCTCGTGCGGGCGTCACCTTCGATCTGCTCGCCCAGCACGAGGGAGAGACCGGCGAGGTCGACCAGGTCGCCGCGACGGTCGACTTCGCCCACCTCACCGGAAACGACTCCGTGGCCTACACCCATGTCCTGGCCGACGCGATCACCGGCGACCCGCGCCGCTTCACCACCATGGACATGGTCGAGGAGCTCTGGCGCATCGTCGGGCCCGTCCTCGACCTGCCCGGTGCGCCCCACCGCTACGACGTCGGCGGCTGGGGGCCGGCGGATGCCGACCGCCTGGCCACCGACGACCGCTGGCTGCCACTGGAACAGGCGTAG
- a CDS encoding MFS transporter: MTRATPTSSQVAAPTPTARAGLLLPVALVAAYYGAYIAVMSPPTISMALRVRDVVGEGQRVSTLSTVLSVGAFAAAIASPLLGALSDRTTLRLGKRRTWLVIGPLVGLTGLACIGLGGAVWLLVVGWVLAQAGWSGTLMASQAVLTERIEPGVRGRVSGLMGPAMPIGMVAATLLVSLLDFSPALMLLVPGLIGAAGAALLVAVAPDAPADKSTLPPFGPREFFSSFYVNPRRYPAYAWAFASRFLMFSGVFIILTYQTYIVSDRVGYGGDSTAGRVFQSTLLLGAGSLVASLLFGMLDDRTGRLKPWLRLAALASAGGLLVMCVDNSFGIFLTGMVLIGVAQGGYLSVDLPMVSRVLPDPEHAAQELGVYNLALVVPQMLIPLYGSLIVGSHDNYPPLFVVGAICSALAIASLAGVRGVK, from the coding sequence ATGACCAGAGCCACCCCCACGTCCAGCCAGGTCGCCGCTCCGACCCCCACGGCACGGGCCGGCCTGTTGCTGCCCGTCGCCCTGGTCGCTGCCTACTACGGTGCCTACATCGCGGTGATGTCCCCGCCCACGATCAGCATGGCCCTGCGCGTGCGTGACGTGGTCGGTGAGGGCCAGCGGGTCTCCACGCTGAGCACCGTGCTGTCCGTCGGCGCCTTCGCCGCTGCGATCGCCTCCCCGCTCCTGGGCGCCCTCTCCGACCGCACCACCCTTCGCCTCGGGAAGCGTCGGACCTGGTTGGTGATCGGCCCGCTCGTCGGGCTCACCGGCCTTGCCTGCATCGGCCTCGGCGGCGCGGTGTGGCTGCTGGTCGTGGGCTGGGTGCTGGCACAGGCCGGCTGGTCGGGCACGCTGATGGCGTCGCAGGCCGTGCTGACCGAGCGCATCGAACCAGGGGTGCGGGGCCGGGTCAGCGGGCTGATGGGCCCGGCCATGCCCATCGGGATGGTCGCCGCGACCCTGTTGGTCAGCCTGTTGGACTTCAGTCCCGCGCTGATGCTGCTGGTCCCTGGTCTGATCGGCGCGGCCGGTGCGGCACTGCTCGTCGCCGTGGCCCCCGACGCACCCGCCGACAAGAGCACCCTCCCGCCCTTCGGCCCGCGGGAGTTCTTCTCCAGCTTCTATGTGAACCCGCGCCGCTACCCCGCCTACGCCTGGGCGTTCGCCAGCCGGTTCCTGATGTTCTCCGGGGTCTTCATCATCCTCACCTACCAGACGTACATCGTCTCGGACCGCGTGGGATACGGCGGCGACAGCACCGCCGGCCGGGTCTTCCAGTCCACCCTGCTGCTGGGCGCCGGATCGTTGGTGGCCTCGCTGCTCTTCGGCATGCTCGACGACCGTACCGGCCGCCTCAAGCCCTGGCTCCGCCTGGCCGCGCTCGCGTCGGCGGGCGGACTCCTGGTCATGTGCGTCGACAACTCGTTCGGGATCTTCCTGACGGGCATGGTGCTCATCGGCGTCGCCCAGGGCGGCTACCTCTCCGTCGATCTGCCCATGGTCAGCCGCGTCCTGCCCGATCCCGAGCACGCGGCACAGGAACTGGGCGTCTACAACCTGGCCCTCGTCGTCCCGCAGATGCTCATCCCGCTGTACGGATCGCTCATCGTCGGCTCCCACGACAACTATCCGCCCCTCTTCGTCGTCGGCGCCATCTGCTCGGCCCTCGCCATCGCCTCGCTCGCAGGCGTACGCGGCGTCAAGTGA
- a CDS encoding MDR family MFS transporter: protein MLISALDQTIVSTALPTIVSDLGGMSHLSWVVTAYLLASTAATPLWGKLGDQYGRKKLFQAAIVIFLIGSALCGLAQDMPELIAFRALQGLGGGGLMVLSMAIVGDIVPPRDRGRYQGLFGAVFGATSVLGPLLGGLFVDRLSWRWVFYVNLPVGAVALVVIAAALRIPVRSQKHRIDYLGTLLIASVATCLILVTSLGGRTWGWTSVPLIGTAALGAVLLVWFLAVERRAAEPVLPLKLFRIRTFALSSAISFVIGFAMFGAMTYLPTFLQVVQGVSPTMSGVHMLPMVLGLLLTSTLSGQVVSRTGRWKIFPVLGTAVTAAGLLLLHRLTESSGNLEMSLYFFVFGFGLGLVMQVLVLIVQNAVSYEDLGVATSGVTFFRSIGSAFGVAVFGTVFTSRLDDKLHDVFTGSARSRSAAALEADPRAMDRLPPELRPSALHAYATSITDVFLYAAPVVLLAFALTWLLKEDRLRGSVTAPDMAQTLSVHPVHRSSREEAQRALSLLGSRNGRRGIYEKITATAGYDLLPASSWLLLRALRPDRSLPPARLAEYSQVPLPVIQAALQQIEQRQLATIEGTDLTLTDAGRDAAARLSAARRDALAELLGDWWGPDRPTDLVELVDELSSQLSGSDGERPRLPAPG from the coding sequence ATGCTCATCTCGGCGCTGGACCAGACCATCGTGTCCACCGCATTGCCGACGATCGTCAGTGACCTCGGCGGAATGAGCCACCTGTCGTGGGTCGTCACCGCCTACCTGCTCGCCTCGACCGCCGCGACCCCGCTGTGGGGCAAGCTGGGCGACCAGTACGGGCGCAAGAAGCTCTTCCAGGCCGCGATCGTGATCTTCCTGATCGGATCGGCGCTGTGCGGTCTGGCGCAGGACATGCCGGAGCTGATCGCGTTCCGCGCGCTTCAAGGGCTCGGCGGCGGTGGCCTGATGGTCCTGTCGATGGCGATCGTCGGCGACATCGTGCCGCCCCGGGACCGGGGCCGCTACCAGGGCCTGTTCGGTGCCGTCTTCGGCGCGACCAGCGTGCTGGGGCCGTTGCTCGGCGGGCTGTTCGTGGACCGTCTGAGCTGGCGCTGGGTCTTCTACGTCAACCTGCCCGTCGGTGCCGTCGCTCTCGTGGTGATCGCCGCCGCGCTGCGGATCCCGGTCCGGTCGCAGAAGCACCGGATCGACTACCTGGGGACGCTTCTGATCGCGTCCGTCGCCACCTGCCTGATCCTGGTGACCTCGCTCGGCGGCCGGACCTGGGGATGGACATCCGTCCCGTTGATCGGGACGGCGGCCCTGGGTGCCGTACTGCTCGTGTGGTTCCTGGCCGTCGAGCGCAGGGCTGCCGAACCGGTGCTGCCGTTGAAGCTGTTCCGCATCCGTACGTTCGCGCTGTCCTCAGCAATCAGCTTCGTGATCGGCTTCGCGATGTTCGGTGCGATGACCTACCTGCCGACGTTCCTCCAGGTCGTGCAGGGAGTGTCGCCCACCATGTCGGGTGTGCACATGCTGCCGATGGTGCTCGGCCTGCTGCTGACGTCCACGCTGTCCGGCCAGGTCGTCTCCCGTACCGGGCGCTGGAAGATCTTCCCGGTGCTCGGCACCGCCGTCACCGCCGCGGGACTGTTGCTTCTGCACCGGCTCACGGAGTCCTCCGGCAACCTCGAAATGAGCCTGTACTTCTTCGTCTTCGGCTTCGGGCTCGGCCTGGTCATGCAGGTGCTCGTCCTGATCGTGCAGAACGCGGTGTCGTACGAGGATCTGGGCGTCGCCACCTCGGGGGTCACGTTCTTCCGGTCGATCGGCTCCGCGTTCGGCGTCGCCGTCTTCGGCACGGTCTTCACCAGCCGGCTCGACGACAAGCTGCACGACGTGTTCACCGGGTCGGCCCGGTCCCGGTCGGCCGCCGCGCTCGAGGCCGACCCACGTGCCATGGACCGACTCCCGCCCGAGCTGCGCCCGTCCGCGCTGCACGCGTACGCCACATCGATCACCGACGTGTTCCTCTACGCTGCCCCGGTCGTCCTGCTCGCCTTCGCGCTGACCTGGCTCCTCAAGGAGGACAGGCTGCGCGGCTCGGTCACCGCGCCCGACATGGCGCAGACCCTCAGCGTCCACCCCGTGCACCGCTCCTCGCGTGAGGAGGCGCAGCGGGCCCTGTCCCTCCTCGGGTCACGAAACGGACGGCGCGGCATCTACGAGAAGATCACCGCCACGGCCGGATACGACCTCCTGCCCGCCTCCAGCTGGCTACTGCTGCGGGCCCTACGACCGGACAGGTCTCTGCCGCCGGCACGGCTCGCCGAGTACAGCCAGGTGCCGCTGCCGGTGATCCAGGCCGCCCTGCAGCAGATCGAGCAGCGGCAGTTGGCCACGATCGAGGGTACGGACCTGACCCTCACCGACGCGGGCCGCGACGCCGCGGCCCGGCTTTCGGCGGCCCGCCGGGACGCTCTCGCCGAGCTGCTCGGCGACTGGTGGGGACCCGACCGGCCGACGGACCTGGTCGAACTGGTCGACGAGTTGTCGTCGCAGCTCTCCGGCTCCGACGGGGAACGACCGCGCCTCCCGGCGCCCGGGTAA
- a CDS encoding helix-turn-helix transcriptional regulator, translating into MYTEAHLPELGEFLKVCRAQLSPRTVGLPESGAPRRVPGLRREEVAHLVGISTRAYERLEQGRTPVPRTVLATLARVLHLDDAQRDHLFELAARGTCEPRRRPAQKVHPQLRRILDELSTTPALVLGRYLDILAWNPLAAALLTDFDKLPANRRNYARLMFTDPAFRELCLDWRTNARICVTHLRLEAARYPGDPKLAALVGELSVTDADFRQWWAGRQMKGLRMGTKRLRHPIVGDLTLDWDTLTCTADPTQKLVVATADPGAPSHDGLLFLASWTADSDRPAQDAAA; encoded by the coding sequence ATGTACACCGAAGCACATTTGCCTGAACTGGGAGAATTCCTCAAGGTGTGCCGGGCCCAGCTCAGCCCGCGGACCGTCGGTCTGCCCGAGTCCGGGGCGCCCCGGCGAGTGCCCGGGCTGCGCCGTGAGGAGGTCGCTCACCTCGTGGGGATCAGCACCCGCGCCTACGAGCGGCTGGAACAGGGGCGTACCCCCGTGCCGAGGACGGTGCTCGCCACGCTCGCCCGCGTCCTGCACCTCGACGACGCCCAGCGTGACCACCTGTTCGAGCTGGCGGCAAGGGGCACGTGCGAACCGCGTCGCCGGCCGGCGCAGAAGGTCCACCCGCAGCTCAGACGCATCCTGGACGAACTGTCCACGACCCCCGCACTCGTCCTCGGCCGATACCTGGACATCCTCGCCTGGAATCCTCTTGCAGCCGCTCTGCTCACCGACTTCGACAAGCTCCCCGCGAACAGGCGCAACTACGCGCGGCTCATGTTCACCGACCCCGCCTTCCGCGAGCTCTGCCTCGACTGGAGGACGAATGCCCGCATCTGCGTGACCCATCTGCGCCTGGAGGCGGCCCGGTACCCCGGCGACCCGAAGCTGGCCGCACTCGTCGGCGAGTTGTCGGTCACCGACGCCGACTTCCGGCAGTGGTGGGCGGGCCGACAGATGAAGGGCCTGCGGATGGGTACCAAGAGGCTGCGCCACCCGATCGTCGGCGACCTCACCCTCGACTGGGACACCCTGACCTGCACAGCCGACCCCACACAGAAACTGGTCGTCGCGACCGCCGATCCCGGGGCCCCGTCCCACGACGGGCTTCTGTTCCTGGCGTCATGGACCGCGGACTCGGACCGGCCCGCACAGGATGCGGCGGCCTGA
- a CDS encoding helix-turn-helix domain-containing protein, with amino-acid sequence MAGDAHLSELGEILKARRAELTPRTVGLPDTGGRRVPGLRREEVALLAAISGDYYTRLEQGRIQPSASVLAALAHVLCLSDRQRDHLFELAGRQPARHRRPAAQKAHPQLLRLLDDLTVSPGVVIGRRMDILAWNPLAAALVTDFAKVPEGRRNCVRILFTDPSMRTLYADWRAVARDCVSHLRMEAAKHPEDPQLIGLVGELSVQDSDFGRWWGSRHAPSRRAGVKRFHHPVVGELVLDWDTLICGGDPDQELVVWTAEPGTPSYDGLSALSSRANGRPGGLTAAQAGETG; translated from the coding sequence ATGGCCGGCGACGCGCATCTGAGTGAGCTGGGAGAAATCCTCAAGGCGCGGAGGGCCGAGCTGACCCCGCGCACCGTCGGTCTGCCCGACACCGGTGGTCGGCGTGTGCCCGGTCTGCGCAGAGAGGAGGTCGCTCTGCTCGCCGCCATCAGTGGCGACTACTACACACGGCTGGAGCAGGGCCGCATCCAGCCGTCCGCGTCGGTGCTGGCCGCTCTCGCCCACGTCCTGTGCCTGTCGGATCGCCAGCGTGACCACCTGTTCGAACTGGCCGGCCGGCAACCGGCACGACACCGCCGACCAGCCGCACAGAAGGCGCACCCGCAGCTGCTCCGCCTGCTCGACGATCTCACCGTGAGTCCCGGTGTGGTGATCGGTCGCCGTATGGACATCCTGGCCTGGAATCCGCTCGCTGCCGCCCTGGTCACCGATTTCGCGAAGGTGCCGGAAGGCAGGCGGAACTGCGTCCGCATCCTCTTCACCGATCCCTCCATGCGGACGCTCTACGCGGACTGGCGGGCCGTCGCCCGGGACTGCGTGTCCCATCTGCGCATGGAGGCCGCCAAACATCCCGAGGATCCGCAGCTGATCGGCTTGGTCGGGGAACTCTCCGTGCAGGACAGTGACTTCGGTCGATGGTGGGGAAGCCGTCACGCACCGTCGCGCAGGGCGGGCGTCAAGAGGTTCCACCATCCCGTCGTGGGCGAACTCGTCCTGGACTGGGACACCCTCATCTGCGGTGGCGACCCCGATCAGGAACTCGTCGTCTGGACGGCGGAGCCAGGCACGCCGTCGTACGACGGTCTGAGCGCCCTCTCCTCGCGGGCCAACGGTCGGCCCGGCGGGCTCACGGCCGCTCAGGCCGGTGAGACCGGCTGA
- a CDS encoding carboxymuconolactone decarboxylase family protein produces the protein MSERKKFAPPAIQEFAPKLAEVTDTVLFGDIWERPGLSPRDRSLVTVTALASLYRADQLGFHLGKALENGVTKDELIEVITHLAFYAGWPNAMTAMTQLKEIVEKADRSG, from the coding sequence ATGTCAGAACGGAAGAAGTTCGCGCCGCCGGCGATCCAGGAGTTCGCCCCCAAGCTCGCGGAGGTGACCGACACCGTCCTGTTCGGCGACATCTGGGAGCGGCCGGGTCTGTCCCCACGCGACCGCAGCCTCGTCACCGTCACCGCTCTGGCCTCCCTGTACCGGGCCGACCAGCTCGGCTTCCACCTCGGCAAGGCCCTGGAGAACGGTGTCACCAAGGACGAGCTGATCGAGGTCATCACGCATCTGGCCTTCTACGCCGGATGGCCCAACGCCATGACCGCGATGACGCAGCTCAAGGAGATCGTGGAGAAGGCCGACCGGTCCGGCTGA
- a CDS encoding zinc-dependent alcohol dehydrogenase family protein: MRATIIHAPGDIRMENAPEPKITAPTDAVIRVVAACVCGSDLWSYRGVLPVAEPQPIGHEYVGIVEEVGSDVSSVRPGQFVIGSFVASDNTCPICLAGYHTSCRHAQWVNGAQAEYVRVPLADGTLVATPEQPSEELIPDLLALSDVMGTGWYAAKAAEVKPGSTAVVVGDGAVGLSGVIAAKELGAERIIAMSRHESRQKLALEFGATDIVTERGEEGVARVKELTNGMGADSVLECVGTQESMRQGLQSARPGGNVGFVGFPHGTQIDGQQLFFSHVGLRGGPAPVRAYLPDLIDRVLGGRINPGKVFDLTLPLNEVAEGYKAMDERRAIKTLLRP, encoded by the coding sequence ATGCGAGCAACCATCATTCACGCGCCCGGTGACATCCGGATGGAGAACGCCCCCGAGCCGAAGATCACGGCTCCGACGGACGCGGTCATCCGTGTCGTCGCCGCCTGTGTGTGCGGCTCCGACCTGTGGAGCTACCGGGGCGTCCTGCCGGTCGCCGAGCCGCAGCCGATCGGCCACGAGTACGTCGGCATCGTCGAGGAGGTCGGCAGCGACGTCTCCAGCGTCAGGCCGGGACAGTTCGTCATCGGTTCCTTCGTCGCCTCCGACAACACCTGCCCGATCTGCCTGGCCGGGTACCACACCTCCTGCCGGCACGCGCAGTGGGTGAACGGCGCTCAGGCCGAGTACGTTCGCGTCCCTCTCGCCGACGGCACTCTGGTCGCCACGCCGGAGCAGCCGTCCGAGGAGCTGATCCCGGACCTGCTGGCTCTGTCCGACGTCATGGGCACCGGCTGGTATGCCGCCAAGGCCGCCGAGGTCAAACCCGGTTCGACGGCCGTGGTGGTCGGAGACGGCGCGGTGGGCCTGTCCGGCGTCATCGCCGCGAAGGAACTGGGCGCTGAACGCATCATCGCCATGAGCCGTCACGAGTCCCGGCAGAAGCTGGCCCTGGAGTTCGGCGCCACCGACATCGTCACCGAGCGCGGTGAAGAAGGCGTCGCCCGCGTGAAGGAGCTGACGAACGGCATGGGCGCCGACTCGGTGCTCGAGTGCGTCGGCACGCAGGAGTCGATGCGCCAGGGCCTGCAGTCCGCGCGTCCGGGTGGCAACGTCGGCTTCGTAGGCTTCCCGCACGGCACGCAGATCGACGGCCAGCAGCTCTTCTTCTCCCACGTCGGTCTGCGCGGTGGTCCCGCCCCCGTGCGCGCCTACCTTCCCGACCTGATCGACCGTGTCCTCGGCGGCCGTATCAACCCGGGCAAGGTCTTTGACCTCACCTTGCCCCTGAACGAGGTCGCAGAAGGTTACAAGGCCATGGACGAGCGCCGCGCCATCAAGACGCTGCTGCGTCCGTGA
- a CDS encoding nuclear transport factor 2 family protein → MTSRAIATVEAYLDAFGTRDMERVLSHFSPDATWTIPGDPALTPWAGSRTGPEGIRQSLTAFFAAVEALAFEPGTMVEADGRVLAPGRYTSRFHPSGQVLESEMIMRFTVTDGLITDYRVFEDSLGITRTHLGEQSGAAPTCTGLPATRSTDLAGPLSHPVTRIGGHR, encoded by the coding sequence ATGACCAGCCGGGCGATCGCCACCGTCGAGGCGTACCTCGATGCCTTCGGCACGCGCGACATGGAGCGCGTCCTGTCCCACTTCTCACCGGACGCGACCTGGACGATCCCGGGCGATCCGGCTCTGACTCCATGGGCCGGGAGCCGCACCGGACCAGAGGGGATCCGGCAGTCCCTCACCGCGTTCTTCGCGGCTGTCGAGGCGCTCGCGTTCGAACCGGGGACCATGGTGGAGGCCGACGGGCGTGTCCTGGCACCGGGCCGGTACACCTCCCGGTTCCACCCCTCGGGGCAGGTGCTCGAAAGCGAGATGATCATGCGCTTCACCGTCACGGACGGTCTGATCACCGACTACCGCGTCTTCGAGGACTCACTCGGCATCACCCGGACGCACCTCGGTGAGCAGTCCGGCGCCGCTCCCACCTGCACGGGTCTTCCGGCAACCCGCTCGACGGACTTGGCGGGGCCTCTCTCCCACCCGGTCACAAGGATTGGAGGACACCGATGA